The following are encoded together in the Syntrophorhabdaceae bacterium genome:
- a CDS encoding DEAD/DEAH box helicase, with product MEKFEDLTLSREFRKAVEDMGFEELTPIQARAIPPILDGRDVIGQAQTGTGKTLAFGIPLLEKIKPKVKKVQAIILCPTRELAIQVAEELKRLLLHRKDILILSVYGGQPIDRQIRVLKGGTHVVIGTPGRTIDHINRGTLDLSAVETVVLDEADEMLNMGFIDDVETILQRIPHERQTLLFSATMPKPILDLTHKYQHNPEFIRVVHKQLTVPHVEQSYFEVKESTKLDVLCRLIDMYNLKSSLVFCNMKKRVDEVVMHLQARGYVADGLHGDMTQPQRDRAMNRFRKNLTEILVATDVAARGIDVEDIEAVFNYDLPQDEEYYVHRIGRTARAGKKGRAFAFVVGREIYKLKEIQSYANIKIQRQSIPSLADVEEIKTTNMLERVKAAIDDGNGGLRRYIGTIESLCNEDYTSVDIAAALLKMLISADEKEPLYQEKRTRETNRREATTALRINTGSKEKVRAKDLVGAIAGETGIPGNLIGKIDVFEHHSLVEVPEEIAEDVILRLKRCYIKGKKITAGFADRN from the coding sequence ATGGAAAAATTTGAAGACCTTACTTTGTCGAGAGAATTCCGCAAAGCCGTAGAAGATATGGGGTTCGAGGAACTGACTCCCATACAGGCAAGAGCAATACCGCCGATCCTTGACGGAAGAGATGTCATCGGTCAGGCACAGACCGGAACAGGCAAAACTCTTGCCTTTGGAATCCCGCTGCTGGAAAAGATCAAGCCCAAGGTGAAGAAGGTGCAGGCCATCATCCTCTGTCCCACGAGGGAACTTGCCATCCAGGTTGCCGAAGAGCTCAAAAGACTCCTCCTCCACAGAAAAGATATCCTGATCCTCTCCGTGTACGGGGGACAGCCTATAGACCGGCAGATCAGGGTGCTGAAAGGCGGAACCCATGTCGTTATCGGCACACCGGGCCGCACCATCGATCATATAAACCGGGGCACACTGGACCTCTCTGCTGTAGAGACGGTTGTTCTCGATGAAGCCGATGAGATGCTCAATATGGGGTTCATCGACGATGTGGAGACTATCCTCCAGAGAATTCCCCATGAGCGGCAGACGCTCCTCTTCTCTGCCACTATGCCGAAACCGATCCTGGACCTGACGCACAAATATCAGCACAATCCTGAGTTTATAAGGGTTGTCCACAAGCAGCTCACCGTTCCGCATGTTGAGCAATCCTATTTCGAGGTAAAGGAAAGCACCAAGCTCGATGTATTGTGCCGGCTTATTGACATGTACAACCTCAAATCCTCTCTTGTGTTTTGCAATATGAAAAAAAGGGTCGATGAAGTGGTTATGCATCTCCAGGCGAGAGGATATGTTGCTGACGGACTCCACGGAGACATGACCCAACCGCAGCGTGACAGGGCCATGAACAGGTTTAGAAAGAACCTCACCGAAATACTCGTTGCTACCGACGTGGCGGCGCGGGGGATCGACGTGGAAGATATTGAGGCTGTTTTCAACTATGACCTCCCTCAGGATGAAGAGTATTACGTGCACCGCATAGGGAGAACCGCACGGGCCGGTAAAAAGGGGCGCGCCTTTGCCTTTGTCGTGGGACGTGAGATCTACAAACTCAAGGAGATCCAGTCATACGCAAACATCAAGATACAGCGTCAATCTATTCCCTCTCTCGCCGATGTGGAAGAGATAAAGACAACCAATATGCTGGAGAGGGTAAAGGCAGCCATCGATGACGGTAATGGTGGTCTCCGCCGGTATATCGGCACTATCGAATCGCTCTGCAATGAAGACTATACCTCCGTGGACATAGCGGCGGCGCTTTTAAAGATGCTCATCAGCGCCGATGAAAAGGAACCTCTGTACCAGGAAAAACGAACACGGGAAACGAACCGGCGGGAGGCAACGACGGCGTTGCGTATCAATACGGGCAGCAAAGAGAAGGTAAGGGCTAAGGACCTCGTGGGGGCCATTGCCGGAGAAACAGGCATACCCGGCAACCTGATCGGGAAGATCGATGTCTTTGAGCACCACAGTCTCGTGGAGGTCCCTGAGGAGATTGCGGAAGATGTCATTTTACGTCTCAAGAGATGTTATATTAAAGGGAAAAAGATAACCGCGGGGTTTGCGGATAGAAATTGA
- a CDS encoding nitronate monooxygenase gives MDNGKLPSLKIKGKTIEVPIIQGGMGIGVSLAPLASAVAVEGGVGIVSSACLDRLVSKRKGKSFNTYEAVREEISLAKSKGGIAGINIMVAIARDYNDSVKGAIDAGADVIISGGGIPLGLPTIKDPGDTALIPIVSSARALELICKKWERAGYRPDAVVLEGPLAGGHLGFAFDQIGLESNKLENLFSPVKEVAEIHGGFPVIVAGGIYSHDDIVKFLRMGADGVQMGTRFLATEESSASPDYKRAVVNSRKEDIVVAQRPGSPCNMPFMVIRQSPMFIDSLQRQRKPKCDKGYILSKDRDGCFNRCQAKDNNESSFCICNGLLSSAGYNPDAEKPLYTVGANGYRVDHVMTVKELMNELTANGNSQH, from the coding sequence ATGGATAACGGCAAACTGCCGTCACTGAAGATAAAGGGAAAAACGATAGAGGTGCCGATCATCCAGGGAGGCATGGGCATAGGCGTATCGCTTGCGCCGCTTGCCAGCGCCGTAGCTGTTGAAGGCGGCGTCGGCATCGTGTCGAGCGCATGTCTCGACAGGCTTGTCTCGAAGAGGAAGGGAAAATCCTTTAACACCTATGAGGCTGTCCGCGAAGAGATATCCCTTGCAAAGTCGAAGGGAGGCATTGCGGGTATCAATATCATGGTTGCCATAGCGAGGGATTACAATGATTCCGTGAAGGGAGCCATTGATGCCGGTGCGGATGTGATTATCTCCGGCGGGGGTATTCCCCTTGGTCTGCCCACTATAAAAGATCCCGGCGATACCGCGCTCATTCCCATCGTCTCATCGGCAAGGGCGCTCGAGCTTATATGCAAAAAATGGGAACGGGCAGGATACCGCCCCGATGCCGTTGTCCTGGAAGGTCCCCTTGCGGGGGGTCACCTGGGCTTTGCGTTCGACCAGATAGGTCTTGAGTCAAACAAACTGGAAAATCTCTTCTCCCCGGTGAAGGAAGTGGCAGAAATACACGGCGGCTTCCCGGTCATCGTGGCCGGCGGCATTTACAGTCACGATGATATTGTGAAGTTTCTCCGTATGGGCGCTGACGGGGTGCAGATGGGAACAAGGTTTCTCGCAACCGAGGAAAGCAGCGCATCGCCGGATTATAAACGTGCTGTTGTCAATTCCAGAAAGGAAGATATCGTTGTCGCACAAAGACCGGGCTCGCCCTGCAATATGCCCTTCATGGTCATAAGGCAGTCGCCCATGTTCATCGATTCCCTGCAAAGACAGAGAAAACCGAAATGCGACAAGGGGTATATCCTCTCCAAAGACAGGGACGGGTGCTTTAACCGCTGTCAGGCAAAGGATAACAACGAGAGCAGTTTCTGTATCTGCAACGGGCTTTTAAGCTCCGCCGGTTATAACCCGGACGCCGAGAAGCCGCTCTACACGGTCGGCGCCAACGGCTACAGGGTCGATCACGTCATGACCGTGAAGGAACTGATGAACGAACTGACCGCAAACGGGAACAGTCAACACTGA
- a CDS encoding four helix bundle protein, whose translation MTYERFEDLPVWKRAMDLAEKVYTLTEGEQFRKKYSLRDQIERAALSVSNNIAEGFERGTTPELLAFLYIARGSAGEVRSMLCFLERLSVFRDLKSQISNLKSLAEEVSRQLRGWADSLQNSEIKGQRYLSEKERKKYRDNKEQAEFEKLLQSYTKGKGGDNASK comes from the coding sequence ATGACCTATGAGAGGTTCGAAGATTTACCCGTATGGAAAAGGGCGATGGATCTTGCCGAAAAAGTGTATACGTTAACGGAGGGCGAGCAGTTTAGGAAGAAATACAGCCTCCGGGACCAGATCGAGCGGGCAGCGCTTTCGGTTTCCAATAACATTGCTGAAGGGTTTGAACGCGGCACGACGCCGGAACTTCTCGCGTTCCTCTATATCGCGCGGGGCTCTGCCGGAGAAGTCAGGTCTATGCTCTGCTTCCTCGAAAGACTATCTGTTTTTCGGGATTTGAAATCTCAAATTTCAAATTTGAAATCCCTCGCAGAGGAAGTGTCCCGTCAACTGCGAGGGTGGGCAGACTCTCTCCAGAACAGCGAGATAAAAGGGCAGCGATACCTGAGCGAAAAAGAGCGTAAAAAATACCGGGATAATAAAGAACAGGCTGAATTTGAGAAACTGCTTCAATCATACACGAAGGGCAAGGGAGGGGATAATGCCTCGAAGTAA